One genomic region from Argentina anserina chromosome 2, drPotAnse1.1, whole genome shotgun sequence encodes:
- the LOC126785456 gene encoding protein SULFUR DEFICIENCY-INDUCED 1 has translation MEGMMSFRISSSNNTETMKGKKDELYHVIHKVPSGDTPYVRAKHAQLIEKDPEGAIVLFWKAINAGDRVDSALKDMAVVMKQLDRTEEAIEAIKSFRGLCSKQAQDSLDNVLIDLYKKCGKIEEQIDLLKRKLRLIYQGAAFNGRPTKTARSHGKKFQVSVKQETSRLLGNLGWAYMQKGNYMMAEVVYRKAQMIDPDSNKACNLGLCLIKQGRYEDAQLVLEDVLQSRLPGADETKSRRRAHELLMELRPIHDDLPESLDLLGIDDDFVKGLEHLMNEWGPVRSKRLPIFEEISQFRDQMAC, from the exons ATGGAGGGAATGATGAGTTTCAGGATTAGCAGCAGCAATAATACTGAAACTATGAAAGGGAAGAAGGATGAGCTTTATCATGTTATTCACAAGGTGCCTTCTGGTGATACTCCTTATGTTAGAGCCAAGCATGCTCAG cttATCGAAAAGGATCCAGAGGGTGCTATAGTGTTATTCTGGAAGGCAATAAACGCAGGAGATAGAGTAGACAGTGCCCTAAAGGACATGGCTGTGGTGATGAAGCAGCTAGACAGAACTGAAGAAGCCATTGAAGCTATCAAGTCCTTCAGAGGCCTTTGCTCTAAACAAGCACAAGACTCGCTTGATAATGTTCTCATCGACTTATACAAGAAATGTGGGAAGATTGAGGAGCAGATTGACTTGCTTAAGAGGAAGCTGAGGTTGATATACCAAGGAGCAGCCTTCAATGGCAGACCGACCAAAACTGCACGCTCCCATGGAAAGAAGTTCCAGGTGTCTGTTAAGCAAGAAACCTCCAGATTATTG GGAAATTTGGGATGGGCATACATGCAGAAAGGAAACTATATGATGGCTGAGGTAGTGTATCGAAAAGCTCAGATGATCGATCCTGACTCCAATAAGGCATGCAACTTGGGGCTCTGCCTGATCAAACAAGGCCGCTATGAAGACGCTCAATTAGTTCTTGAGGATGTATTGCAAAGTCGACTACCGGGTGCCGATGAGACTAAGTCGAGAAGAAGGGCACATGAACTGCTGATGGAGTTGAGGCCCATACATGATGATCTACCTGAGTCGCTGGACTTACTGGGGATAGATGATGATTTTGTCAAGGGACTTGAGCACTTGATGAATGAATGGGGTCCTGTTAGATCTAAGAGGCTTCCCATCTTCGAAGAAATCTCTCAATTTAGAGATCAGATGGCATGTTAA
- the LOC126785454 gene encoding uncharacterized protein LOC126785454 yields the protein MESYRRVEKPKPELPISENEIRITTQGAIRNYISYATTQLQDKQVNEIVLKAMGQAISKTVAIAEIIKKRVSMLHQETAINSVSITDVWEPIEEGLVPVEMTRHVSMISITLSIKELNTTSAGYQAPSPSDQSKPQPNYQQQQPRQARGPYNAVNEDSYGRGRGRGRGRGRGRGGGYGNYQGGYENYQGGYENYQGGGYGNYQDNGGYPNRGRGGGRGGGRGRSWGNRSTGYERGSGGYERGSGGYERGSGGYERGSGPSGGYERGSGGYERGAGGYDRNAGYEGGAGGNDRGYDRNAGYERGPGGNDRGAGGYERGPRGYDRGTGGYERGRGQGGRGYGRGRGQMGGRSRGGANQA from the exons ATGGAAAGCTACCGGAGAGTCGAGAAGCCGAAGCCGGAGCTCCCCATCAGCGAGAACGAGATCCGCATCACCACCCAGGGCGCCATCCGCAACTACATCAGCTACGCCACCACTCAGCTCCAg GATAAACAAGTCAATGAAATCGTCTTGAAAGCAATGGGACAGGCAATCAGCAAGACAGTGGCAATTGCTGAAATTATAAAG AAAAGGGTTTCAATGTTGCATCAAGAAACTGCAATCAACTCTGTAAGCATTACTGATGTATGGGAACCTATTGAAGAAGGTCTTGTACC TGTGGAGATGACTCGCCATGTGTCAATGATTTCAATTACGCTATCAATTAAGGAGTTAAACACAACCTCAGCAGG ATATCAAGCTCCATCTCCCTCTGACCAATCTAAACCACAGCCCAATTACCAACAGCAGCAACCAAGACAAGCTCGTGGTCCATACAATGCTGTCAATGAAG ATTCATACGGTCGAGGAAGGGGACGTGGTAGAGGCAGAGGTCGTGGCAGAGGTGGAGGATATGGCAACTATCAAGGTGGATACGAAAACTATCAAGGGGGATACGAAAACTATCAAGGGGGTGGTTATGGAAACTATCAAG ATAATGGTGGGTATCCAAATCGGGGTAGAGGTGGCGGTAGAGGTGGCGGACGAGGCAGAAGTTGGGGCAATCGTA GTACTGGCTATGAAAGAGGGTCTGGTGGCTATGAAAGAGGGTCTGGTGGTTATGAAAGAGGTTCGGGTGGCTATGAAAGAGGTTCAGGACCATCAGGTGGCTATGAAAGGGGCTCGGGTGGCTATGAAAGAGGTGCTGGTGGTTATGATAGAAATGCCGGTTATGAAGGAGGTGCTGGTGGGAATGATAGAGGTTATGATAGAAATGCTGGGTACGAAAGAGGTCCTGGTGGGAATGATAGAGGCGCTGGTGGCTATGAAAGAGGTCCTCGTGGCTATGACAGAGGTACTGGTGGCTATGAAAGAGGCAGAGGTCAAGGGGGCAGAGGATATGGTCGTGGGAGGGGACAGATGGGTGGACGCTCCAGGGGTGGTGCAAACCAGGCATAA